CTACTGCCAACCGAAGCCAGCGAGAGGGTAGGGGAGTGGCCAACCGCTGCGGCGGATCGACTTATCGAACAACTTATGGGGCTTGGCCGGCATGCCGACATCGTGCTGATTGATGCTGGCAGCGAGATCACGCCTATCACGTCTGCACTATGGCGGATGGCTCACCTGTTCCTCATAGTGCTGCATCCGACAGCCGACGTCATAACGTCAGGCTACGAGCGGATCCGTACCCTGCAAGCCTACGCCCCTAGATACCAATCACATGTTTTGATGAATCGTGCCTCGAGTTCGTCGGGGCACGCCGACCTAGTTGCCGGAATGGACTCCACCGCTCAGAAGTTTCTCCACTTGGAGATCAAAGCGTCTGGGCATGTTGAAGTCGCTTCGGAGATCGGAGCCGCCTCGCGTGCTGCCGAGCCCTTTGTGCAACGTTATCCCGATCACGTGGCCAGCAAGTCGATTCAGCGGATTGCCGATCGCCTGGTTCGTGAAGCGTCATCCCTTTCTCAGTTAACCCAACCGAAACGGGCGGCGTAAATCAAGATGCTATCGTTGCAATCACTTCATAACTGGCAACAAGTTTTTCAAGCAAAACAAATGACATCCGCAAAATTACTTCAATTCTCGTTTTTAGAGCGTCGATTTAACGAGATAACGTCACGTGCGCACGTGACGGAAAAGGTTTGCGGATCGATAAAAATCAATCAGCCTGGGAACGATGGGACGCGACTACGCGGGTATTCTCGGAACGACAGCGATGATCACCGTGATTGCACGGGGACTGATCATGTCTGGCGGTCTGGAATCGATCCTCTTCGTAGCGATCGGAGCTTTGTTTCTGTTCGCGGGCCTGGGTTGGCTGTTGGGAAATGCTGCTGCTCGAATTGTGGACGAATCGGTGCGGCAGCGCATCAACGCGGAATTGGAAAAGATGGAGCAAAGTGGGGACGCCACTGCCTCCTTCATGAACAAGAACGCGAAAAACGCGGCATAGGCCGACAACGTAATTCCTCCCCGGGAGTTTCCGAGTCCCTTACGCGAATTGGATAACCTGATCGATTCCCTTTCCGAAGATGGCACATTGCCAA
The Blastopirellula marina genome window above contains:
- a CDS encoding MinD/ParA family protein, producing MSFEPSFPRDQATLLRMLAKRAMIGGTPAFAKAKTFVLFGGSKQVGTTTLCHNLACAMALSGQRVAAVDLNAFNLGLAHLTGRTPQVSIEELLSGKLDLHEYLVPGLAASLLLPTEASERVGEWPTAAADRLIEQLMGLGRHADIVLIDAGSEITPITSALWRMAHLFLIVLHPTADVITSGYERIRTLQAYAPRYQSHVLMNRASSSSGHADLVAGMDSTAQKFLHLEIKASGHVEVASEIGAASRAAEPFVQRYPDHVASKSIQRIADRLVREASSLSQLTQPKRAA